A part of Acropora palmata chromosome 8, jaAcrPala1.3, whole genome shotgun sequence genomic DNA contains:
- the LOC141890118 gene encoding monocarboxylate transporter 10-like — protein MAILFSISSSPRKPDSLWSWLVCVCATVSWISSLGFLYSYAIFLPVFMDYFNASREIAALVGSVAIALTFFAGLFSTSLVTWFGSRVTALMGGAICVVTLTISSFVGNIFLLLFTYGVLFGFGCSCVFAAGIMVIELYFTRRQSIAAGILTAGIGTGILIMGPILEELTRVTNWQTTFRIMAGVNLLVSLGAVTFDPNVEKDQEKVPSKDEDMEKENTEREKGSVVSEMQSVFDVSVWKEPRVLALFLPEFFVGLGHFVPQIHMVRYCNELGISSQKAATLLIFRGLCSAACRLLAGFVCNHPKVDTFHVFQAAEFTAGLSAMFMTVAPTFASLIACNIVYGIADGFFFTCVNCLVLTVSPMKTAAVLGWEMMITSIFVASGPPLAGLLADKLGSYKLPFRLAGGITLVGAFIPFMLLCYRSESQHGDDLQAEEEKKKLLN, from the exons ATGgccattttattttccatatCCAGCTCTCCACGCAAACCTGATAGCTTGTGGTCATGGTTGGTTTGTGTTTGCGCTACAGTGTCGTGGATTTCATCGCTGGGATTTCTTTACAGCTATgcaatttttctaccagtttTTATGGACTATTTTAACGCCTCTAGGGAAATTGCAG CGTTGGTTGGTTCTGTGGCCATTGCACTAACTTTTTTCGCTGGTCTTTTCTCAACGTCACTGGTCACGTGGTTTGGATCTCGCGTCACTGCTCTCATGGGAGGAGCAATCTGTGTTGTAACCTTGACAATCAGTAGCTTTGTTGGCAATATTTTCCTTCTCCTCTTTACCTACGGCGTCctctttggttttggttgtaGTTGTGTGTTTGCTGCTGGAATCATGGTGATAGAATTGTATTTTACGAGGAGACAGTCAATTGCAGCGGGAATATTGACTGCAGGGATTGGCACCGGGATCCTAATAATGGGGCCCATTTTAGAGGAACTAACAAGGGTTACTAACTGGCAGACAACATTTCGTATCATGGCGGGAGTTAATCTTCTGGTGTCCTTGGGTGCAGTAACCTTTGATCCAAACGTAGAGAAAGACCAGGAGAAAGTTCCTTCCAAAGATGAGGAtatggaaaaggaaaatacaGAAAGAGAAAAGGGAAGCGTTGTTTCAGAAATGCAAAGCGTGTTTGATGTATCAGTATGGAAAGAGCCGCGTGTCCTCGCACTTTTTCTTCCCGAGTTCTTTGTAGGATTAGGTCATTTCGTTCCTCAAATTCATATG GTTCGCTACTGCAATGAATTAGGAATTTCATCTCAAAAAGCAGCAACTCTGCTAATCTTCAGAGGTTTATGCTCCGCCGCTTGTCGACTGCTTGCTGGCTTTGTCTGCAATCATCCAAAAGTGGATACTTTCCACGTTTTCCAAGCAGCAGAATTTACAGCTGGTTTGAGCGCCATGTTTATGACCGTGGCTCCCACTTTTGCATCGCTAATTGCCTGCAATATCGTTTACGGGATCGCTGATGGATTCTTTTTTACCTGTGTGAACTGCCTCGTTCTCACTGTGAGTCCGATGAAAACTGCTGCTGTGCTGGGCTGGGAAATGATGATAACATCGATATTTGTGGCCAGCGGTCCCCCATTGGCAG GTTTGTTAGCAGACAAGCTCGGGTCCTATAAGTTGCCTTTCCGCTTAGCCGGTGGAATAACTTTGGTCGGAGCCTTCATTCCCTTTATGTTGCTCTGTTATAGAAGCGAATCTCAACATGGCGACGATTTACAAGCAgaggaagaaaagaagaaacttTTGAATTGA
- the LOC141889388 gene encoding monocarboxylate transporter 10-like isoform X1 has protein sequence MAISSDLCPDNRPRKQDSLWSWFVCVCATLSWISSHGILFSYAVLLPVFMDYFGASREFAALVGSVAIALTFFAGLFATSLVTWLGCRVTALMGGGICAVSLIISSFVNDMTILLFSYGILFGFGCSCTFSSGIMVIKLYFNKIQAIAVGVLSSGIGIGALIMSPILEILTRATDWQTTFLIMAGVVLLTSLCAVTFDPNVHVEKDQETGSYNEKEIEQVNGEREHRSIVSEMQRVFDVSVWKELPVVVFFLPEFFVAFGHFVPQIHLVRYCEELGISSQEAARLLVYRGLCSAAGRLLAGFACNHPRVGTFHVFQAAEFTAGLSAILMTVAPTFLSLIVCNVMYGLADGVFYTCVSCLILTVSPMKTAAVLGWMMTMESIFVASGPPLAGWLADKLESYVLPFRVGGGITLVGAFIPFALLCHNSESQHTDHSQPDHERQKLLK, from the exons ATGGCCATTTCAAGCGATTTGTGTCCCGATAATCGTCCTCGTAAGCAAGATAGTTTGTGGTCAtggtttgtttgtgtttgcgCCACTTTATCCTGGATTTCATCGCACGGAATTCTTTTTAGCTACGCAGTTCTTTTACCAGTTTTTATGGACTATTTTGGGGCTTCTAGAGAATTTGCAG CATTGGTTGGTTCTGTGGCCATTGCACTAACTTTTTTCGCTGGTCTTTTCGCAACGTCATTAGTCACGTGGTTAGGATGTCGCGTCACTGCTCTCATGGGAGGAGGAATCTGTGCTGTTAGCTTGATAATCAGTTCCTTTGTAAACGATATGACAATTTTGCTCTTCAGCTACGGTattctttttggttttggttgtaGCTGTACATTTTCGTCCGGTATCATGGTGATAAAACTATACTTCAACAAGATACAAGCAATTGCCGTGGGAGTTTTGAGCTCTGGGATTGGCATTGGGGCCCTAATAATGAGCCCCATTTTGGAGATCCTAACAAGAGCCACTGACTGGCAGACCACGTTTCTTATTATGGCGGGAGTTGTTTTGCTCACGTCCCTTTGTGCCGTAACCTTTGATCCTAATGTACATGTAGAGAAAGACCAGGAGACAGGTTCTTACAACGAAAAGGAAATAGAACAAGTCAACGGAGAGAGAGAACACAGAAGCATTGTTTCGGAAATGCAGAGAGTGTTTGATGTATCGGTTTGGAAAGAGCTTCCCGTCGTTGTATTTTTTCTTCCCGAGTTCTTTGTAGCGTTTGGTCATTTCGTCCCTCAAATTCACTTG GTTCGTTATTGCGAGGAATTGGGAATTTCATCTCAAGAAGCAGCGAGGCTTCTGGTGTACAGAGGTTTGTGTTCCGCCGCTGGCCGACTGCTTGCTGGCTTCGCCTGCAACCATCCAAGAGTGGGCACTTTCCACGTTTTTCAAGCAGCCGAATTTACAGCTGGCTTGAGCGCCATTCTTATGACTGTGGCTCCCACTTTTTTATCACTAATCGTCTGCAATGTAATGTACGGGCTCGCTGATGGGGTCTTCTATACATGTGTGAGCTGCCTCATTCTGACTGTGAGTCCAATGAAAACTGCTGCTGTTCTCGGTTGGATGATGACAATGGAATCGATATTTGTGGCCAGCGGTCCTCCATTAGCTG GTTGGTTGGCAGACAAGCTAGAGTCCTATGTGTTGCCTTTCCGAGTAGGCGGTGGAATAACTCTGGTCGGAGCATTCATTCCGTTTGCGTTGCTATGTCATAACAGCGAATCTCAACATACCGACCATTCACAACCAGACCACGAAAGACAGAAGCTTTTAAAATGA
- the LOC141889390 gene encoding uncharacterized protein LOC141889390 has translation MSASLSPEQLKEFRDAFKIFDVDNSETITTEELLLVMKNLGMMATKEEVREMLSEVDEDGSGEIDFEEFAELMVKQMKQGSEQEVREAFKAYDTDNKGYFAKEELLKLLRAVAQQSKDIKISKEEIEELVNFLERNGRVDFDKMVKELMK, from the exons ATG TCGGCCTCCTTGAGTCCAGAACAACTGAAAG AATTCAGAGATGCCTTCAAAATCTTTGATGTTGACAACAGTGAAACCATCACGACTGAAGAGTTATTGCTCGTCATGAAGAACTTGGGAATGATGGCGACGAAGGAGGAAGTCAGAGAAATGTTGTCAGAAGTCGATGAAGATG GGAGCGGAGAAATCGACTTTGAGGAGTTTGCAGAGCTCATGGTCAAACAGATGAAACAAGGAAGTGAGCAAGAGGTGAGGGAGGCATTCAAGGCTTACGACACGGACAACAAGGGCTATTTTGCCAAAGAGGAGCTGCTGAAACTTCTCCGGGCGGTGGCACAACAAAGCAAAGACATCAAGATCTCCAAAGAAGAAATAGAGGAACTCGTAAACTTTTTGGAGCGTAATGGCCGCGTCGACTTTGATA AGATGGTGAAGGAACTGATGAAGTAA
- the LOC141889388 gene encoding monocarboxylate transporter 10-like isoform X2 has translation MAISSDCCPDNPPRKQDSLWSWLVCVCATLSRVSSHGILFSYAVLLPVFMDYFGASREFAALVGSVAIALTFFAGLFATSLVTWLGCRVTALMGGGICAVSLIISSFVNDMTILLFSYGILFGFGCSCTFSSGIMVIKLYFNKIQAIAVGVLSSGIGIGALIMSPILEILTRATDWQTTFLIMAGVVLLTSLCAVTFDPNVHVEKDQETGSYNEKEIEQVNGEREHRSIVSEMQRVFDVSVWKELPVVVFFLPEFFVAFGHFVPQIHLVRYCEELGISSQEAARLLVYRGLCSAAGRLLAGFACNHPRVGTFHVFQAAEFTAGLSAILMTVAPTFLSLIVCNVMYGLADGVFYTCVSCLILTVSPMKTAAVLGWMMTMESIFVASGPPLAGWLADKLESYVLPFRVGGGITLVGAFIPFALLCHNSESQHTDHSQPDHERQKLLK, from the exons ATGGCCATTTCAAGCGATTGTTGTCCCGATAATCCTCCTCGTAAGCAAGATAGTTTGTGGTCATGGCTTGTTTGTGTTTGCGCTACTTTATCCCGGGTTTCATCGCACGGAATTCTTTTTAGCTATGCAGTTCTTTTACCAGTTTTTATGGACTATTTTGGGGCTTCTAGAGAATTTGCAG CATTGGTTGGTTCTGTGGCCATTGCACTAACTTTTTTCGCTGGTCTTTTCGCAACGTCATTAGTCACGTGGTTAGGATGTCGCGTCACTGCTCTCATGGGAGGAGGAATCTGTGCTGTTAGCTTGATAATCAGTTCCTTTGTAAACGATATGACAATTTTGCTCTTCAGCTACGGTattctttttggttttggttgtaGCTGTACATTTTCGTCCGGTATCATGGTGATAAAACTATACTTCAACAAGATACAAGCAATTGCCGTGGGAGTTTTGAGCTCTGGGATTGGCATTGGGGCCCTAATAATGAGCCCCATTTTGGAGATCCTAACAAGAGCCACTGACTGGCAGACCACGTTTCTTATTATGGCGGGAGTTGTTTTGCTCACGTCCCTTTGTGCCGTAACCTTTGATCCTAATGTACATGTAGAGAAAGACCAGGAGACAGGTTCTTACAACGAAAAGGAAATAGAACAAGTCAACGGAGAGAGAGAACACAGAAGCATTGTTTCGGAAATGCAGAGAGTGTTTGATGTATCGGTTTGGAAAGAGCTTCCCGTCGTTGTATTTTTTCTTCCCGAGTTCTTTGTAGCGTTTGGTCATTTCGTCCCTCAAATTCACTTG GTTCGTTATTGCGAGGAATTGGGAATTTCATCTCAAGAAGCAGCGAGGCTTCTGGTGTACAGAGGTTTGTGTTCCGCCGCTGGCCGACTGCTTGCTGGCTTCGCCTGCAACCATCCAAGAGTGGGCACTTTCCACGTTTTTCAAGCAGCCGAATTTACAGCTGGCTTGAGCGCCATTCTTATGACTGTGGCTCCCACTTTTTTATCACTAATCGTCTGCAATGTAATGTACGGGCTCGCTGATGGGGTCTTCTATACATGTGTGAGCTGCCTCATTCTGACTGTGAGTCCAATGAAAACTGCTGCTGTTCTCGGTTGGATGATGACAATGGAATCGATATTTGTGGCCAGCGGTCCTCCATTAGCTG GTTGGTTGGCAGACAAGCTAGAGTCCTATGTGTTGCCTTTCCGAGTAGGCGGTGGAATAACTCTGGTCGGAGCATTCATTCCGTTTGCGTTGCTATGTCATAACAGCGAATCTCAACATACCGACCATTCACAACCAGACCACGAAAGACAGAAGCTTTTAAAATGA